Genomic segment of uncultured Desulfobacter sp.:
TTCCCTTTTCCATCGTGACTTACAAAAATAGGCTGCACACCCAGTCGAGGAGCCTGTGGTCCGCCCTGGCCATGGAAATTGAGAATTCCAACCAGGTGGAAATGAACACCCAGGATGCAGACAAGCTTGGCCTGGCAGACGGAGATGAGGTGATTGTGTCCTCCCGGAGCAACCCCGAAGGCATCCGGGGCAAAGTCCGCCGGACAGGCCTTGTAAGACCCGGTTGCATCGCAGTCTCCTTTCATTTTGGACACACCCAGTTCGGTGCCACGGCCCTGACCGTTAAAAACGGAGACGCTGCCTTCCTGGGCGGAAAAGATGTGATGAAAAACAATATGCTGATTGCAAATCAAAAATTTGCCGCAGGTTTGAATTTCAACGATGTCGCCCTGCTCGATCCGAAGTTGAACCAGACCCCCATGGTGGACCTTGTGGGCGGCATCCCTGATTTTTCCAGCACCCGGGTCAAGGTGATCAAAGCCTGATTTTGGCCAGTATAATGAGTATATAACAGTGCTGTTTTAAATCCTTCCGGCCTCTTTTATCAAAGGGGCCGGATTTTTTGTATACATTGCCCGACCGCAGTTAGATTATACGCCCGGCAATTTTGAACCAAGGGTTATCATGTTTCAACCGCTGGCCAGGATGAGGTGATTATCCGGGAGGATATCCGTTCTCATGAATCCTGATGCCAAATCACGTTATCTTTGCCTCTATCCGACCCGGCATAAGCACTTGTCAACTGCCTAAAAATTCATTACATTTGACTCACGCTTTAGATTACTTTCCGTTCCCGACATAAACTAAAGGCTCCAGACTGCCCCCCCCCCCCCCCCCGGAGGGGATCAACTTTTTAAGAAATTGAGGTGACATGCAACATATTGTAGGTATAGGAGATATGAAAGTCAGTAATCAGGTGGACGAGACCATTACGGCCCCCTCAATTGGTTCCGGTATCGGGCTTGTGGTATATGACCCGGAAGCAAGAGTGGCGGGAATTCTTCATTATATGCTGCCGGACGCTTCCATTGACGAAACCAACGCAAAAAATCAGCCGCTCATGTTTGCTGACACCGGGATTCCCGCATTATTTAAACAGGCATACATACTGGGTGCTGAAAAAAACAGAATCAGGGTTTTTGCTGCCGGAGGTGCCCAAATTATTAACCAGGAAAAGGAATTTAATATTGGACAACGCAACTATACAGCGCTATCGAAAATATTGACCCGAGAGAATGTTTCCATCTGGAAACAGGCAGTGGGCGGCAATTTTAACCGGACCGTCGCAATAGACATCGCCACCGGTAAGATCTTTTTGAAAACTTCGGGGCAAGGCGAGGTGGAACTATGACAAACTTTCAGGAAATGGCCCAGGAAATAAAAAACTTAACACCCATCCCCGCCGTGACCATGTCTCTTTTGAAGGTTGTGGAAGACCCCAGCAAGACCATGGATGATGTAACCAATATTATCCAGTATGATCCGGCCATCACCGCAGATGTCCTTCGAAGCGCCAATTCTGCATACTTTGGGTTGAAATACCCCGCTGAGACCGTTTCGGACGCGGCCAGGATGCTGGGCACGAACAGACTTGTGGAGCTTGTCTTGCTGAAAGTCGCGTCCAAAATAATACAAGGGCCTTTGGGCGGATATGATATGCATGAAGGGGCGTTGTGGCAACATTCAGTAGCCTCAGCCATCATGGCCAAACAGCTGGCGGTCCAACGCGGACTATCCCATCCGTGCAGCATATTTACCGCAGCTCTTCTCAAGGACATCGGTAAGACCGTGATGGATAAATATGTCCAAAACGCATATAAAAAAATTCACACTCTGGTTATCAACGAGAATTTCAGTTTCATGGAGGCGGAGAGGCAAGTAATTGGCGTGGACCACGCAGAGCTTGGCGGGATGATGGCCCGGATATGGAATTTTTCTCCCAAAATGGTAATGATCATCAATAATCACCATCTCTCCCAAAAAGGCGTGGCAAAGGACAAAGAGACCATAGTCGTCTACCTGGCCGACTGTATATGCATGATGATGGGCATGGGTGTTGGTGCAGACGGTCTGGCCTACAGATTCCACCATCAGGCCGTTAAAGAGATCGGAATTTCAGCAGATGAAATCTCAACCATCATCGCGAACTTCATTCCCCAGATGAAGGAAGTGGCACAGCTGTTAAAGATGATCTGACCGACCCGACGTATTCATCCGCCATGAATACCCAGATTTTGAGTTACCATCAAGGCACGCCAACGTCATCAGATTACTCCTGATATCCGTTGGCGTAACGCCGGGGGTGGTTTAAAAGACACGCAGTCGGGCGATTTTATTTTGAACATGGACCTTACTGCAACTGTTTTCTGCATTCATCGGTTTTTATCTTATCCATGACATCAAAGAGCTGGTTGGTAAGCGATTCGATGGTCATGATAAAATCCACAACTGAATCAAAACAGGCGTCCTCCCCCCGGCACTCATACAACACTGTGCTGATTTCATTTTCAAGCTGCTTATTGAACGCCACTGTCTTTTCCCAGAACGGATTATTTGTAAAATCTTTGTGGGCGCTTTTATCAATCCATTTACCCACCGGTGTCCTACCTTCAATCCCGCTGCTGACAGTGAGTGATGACACAGACTCAGTGAGATTGCAGACATAGTTGATCATCTCAAGCTTTAATGCTGCTATTTCAAAAACAAGGGCCATGTCACAAATGCCGGCCATCGGCTGTTCCCGGGTATTTGCATTGGCAGACGTTGCCACAAGGCTCTCGATATCCATGCGTATATTGTCTGCATAGGCATTGACTTTTTCTCCCACGGCAGCGTTTGTCTCTGTAATGGCGGCAACCTCCTGGGAGGATTGGTCCAGGGCTGTAATCTTTTCCTGCTGTCCTGATGATCCTTCTGCAACCTCGTTTATCGTT
This window contains:
- a CDS encoding chemotaxis protein CheD; its protein translation is MKVSNQVDETITAPSIGSGIGLVVYDPEARVAGILHYMLPDASIDETNAKNQPLMFADTGIPALFKQAYILGAEKNRIRVFAAGGAQIINQEKEFNIGQRNYTALSKILTRENVSIWKQAVGGNFNRTVAIDIATGKIFLKTSGQGEVEL
- a CDS encoding HDOD domain-containing protein; the protein is MTNFQEMAQEIKNLTPIPAVTMSLLKVVEDPSKTMDDVTNIIQYDPAITADVLRSANSAYFGLKYPAETVSDAARMLGTNRLVELVLLKVASKIIQGPLGGYDMHEGALWQHSVASAIMAKQLAVQRGLSHPCSIFTAALLKDIGKTVMDKYVQNAYKKIHTLVINENFSFMEAERQVIGVDHAELGGMMARIWNFSPKMVMIINNHHLSQKGVAKDKETIVVYLADCICMMMGMGVGADGLAYRFHHQAVKEIGISADEISTIIANFIPQMKEVAQLLKMI